The following is a genomic window from Micromonospora cathayae.
GTCGCCGCTGCCACCCCTGGGCAGGTCGACCCCGTGACGACGACGCCGGTCGACCCGGCCGCCCCGGTCACACCCGCCGTCCCGACCGGCACCGCCTCCGGTTCCGGGGCCGAGACCGGCACCGCCTCCGGTTCCGGCGATGCCAGCGAGGACGGCGGCGGTTTCACCGTCCGGCTGGCGAACTTCACCGGCCCCTTCGACCTGCTGCTGCAACTGATCGGCAAGCACAAACTGGACGTCACCGAGGTGGCGCTGCACCAGGTCACCGACGAGTTCATCGCCTACATCCGGGCGATGGGCGACGCGTGGGACCTGGACGAGGCCAGCGAGTTCCTGCTGATCGCCGCCACTCTGCTGGACCTGAAGGCGGCCCGCCTGCTGCCCGCCGCCGACGTCGAGGACGAGGAGGACCTGGCCCTGCTCGAGGCCCGGGACCTGCTCTTCGCGCGGCTGTTGCAGTACAAGGCGTACAAGGAGGCAGCGGCGCACATCGCCGCGCTGGAGGCGGAGGGCGGCCGGCGCTATCCCCGGGCCGTCACCCTGGAGCCCCGGTACGCCCAGGCGTTGCCGGACCTGGTGCTCGGCGTCGGCCCGGACCGGCTGCTCCGGCTGGCGGTGAAGGCGATGACCCCGAAACCGGTCCCGGTGGTCTCCATCGACCATGTGCACATGGTGCGGGTCAGCGTCCGGGAGCACGCCGCTATCCTGACCGACCGGCTGCGCCGCGCCGGCACCGCGACCTTCGCCCTGCTCTGCGCCGACTGCGCGGCCACCCTCGAGGTGGTGGCCCGGTTCCTGGCCCTGCTGGAGCTGTACCGGGAGGGACTGGTCGCGTTCACCCAGGAGCAGGCGCTCGGTGAGCTGACCGTACGCTGGACCGGCCCGGCCGACGGCGACACCGATCTCCAGATCGACGAGTACGCCGGCGCACCGTCCCCGACCGGGCCGACCGCGATCGAGCCGACCGGGACCGGGCCGAGTGCGACCGGGCCGAGTGCGATCGGCCCCACCGGGACCGGCCCCACCGGGACCGGCCCCACCGGGACCGCCACCGGGCCTGGGCCGGACGACCGCAGCGCCCACCCGGCCGGCCCGGACCGGTCACCGGCACCTGGCCCGGACGGGTCACCGGCAACCGACCTGGACGGGTCGCCGGCAACCGTCCCGGACCGGCCGACGGTCGGATCGGCGGGTGACGCGCCGGCGGCCGGGGGACGACCGCAGGTGACGGGGGAGCGGGTGGCCGGCCCCGGAACGACGGAGGAGGAGTGACCCCGCATGAGCGATGAGGACCGCCGCGACTCCCTGGCGGACCAGGCCGCGGCCTGGGTCCCCCCATGGAACCGCCCAGCCACCCCCGAACCGGTCCCCGCACCCACTGCGGAACCTGCCCCCGCCCCCACCCCGGAACCGGCCCCGACTGCTGAGGATCCTGGTGGGAAGGGGCCCCTGGAGAAGCCGGCTGCCCCCAGCCGGAGCCCTCGCCGGGGCGCCCGTCGGGCCGTCGTCCAGAAGTCGACGGCCACACCGGGAACGGCCGGGACGACCGGGGTCGCCGGTGCCGGCCCGGATGGGACCGGTGCGGCCCGTGGCGCGGACGGGGCCGCCGGGACGCCTGCGGTCATGGCCGAGGAGGAGCTGCGCGGCGCGCTGGAGGCGATCCTGCTGGTCGTCGACGAACCGGTCAGCGTGGCGACCCTGGCCCAGGTGCTGGAGCAGCCGGTCGAGCGGGTCGGCGGCGCGCTGGAGCGGATCGCCGCCGGCTACACCGAGGCCGGGCACGGCTTCGAGTTGCGGCGTGCCGCCGGTGGCTGGCGGCTCTACACCCGCCCGGCGTACGCCCCGTACGTGGAACGGTTCATCCTCGACGGGCAGTCCGTCCGGCTCACCCAGGCCGCGCTGGAGACCCTCGCCGTGGTCGCGTACAAGCAGCCGGTGACCCGCTCGCGGATCTCGGCCATCCGCGGTGTCAACTGTGACGGGGTGATCCGTACCCTGGTGTCCCGCGGCCTGGTCGCCGAGTGCGGCACCGAGCCGGACAGCGGCGCGTACCTCTACCGGACGACCACCCTGTTCCTGGAGAAACTCGGGCTCGACAGTGTCGACGACCTGCCGCCGCTGGCCCCGTTCCTGCCCGACGACGTAGAAGAGTTTGCCGATGCCACGCGATGACCGCACCCCCAGCCCCGACGCGCCCGTCTACGAGG
Proteins encoded in this region:
- a CDS encoding segregation and condensation protein A; its protein translation is MTAPPLDPAAVAQVAAATPGQVDPVTTTPVDPAAPVTPAVPTGTASGSGAETGTASGSGDASEDGGGFTVRLANFTGPFDLLLQLIGKHKLDVTEVALHQVTDEFIAYIRAMGDAWDLDEASEFLLIAATLLDLKAARLLPAADVEDEEDLALLEARDLLFARLLQYKAYKEAAAHIAALEAEGGRRYPRAVTLEPRYAQALPDLVLGVGPDRLLRLAVKAMTPKPVPVVSIDHVHMVRVSVREHAAILTDRLRRAGTATFALLCADCAATLEVVARFLALLELYREGLVAFTQEQALGELTVRWTGPADGDTDLQIDEYAGAPSPTGPTAIEPTGTGPSATGPSAIGPTGTGPTGTGPTGTATGPGPDDRSAHPAGPDRSPAPGPDGSPATDLDGSPATVPDRPTVGSAGDAPAAGGRPQVTGERVAGPGTTEEE
- the scpB gene encoding SMC-Scp complex subunit ScpB, translating into MSDEDRRDSLADQAAAWVPPWNRPATPEPVPAPTAEPAPAPTPEPAPTAEDPGGKGPLEKPAAPSRSPRRGARRAVVQKSTATPGTAGTTGVAGAGPDGTGAARGADGAAGTPAVMAEEELRGALEAILLVVDEPVSVATLAQVLEQPVERVGGALERIAAGYTEAGHGFELRRAAGGWRLYTRPAYAPYVERFILDGQSVRLTQAALETLAVVAYKQPVTRSRISAIRGVNCDGVIRTLVSRGLVAECGTEPDSGAYLYRTTTLFLEKLGLDSVDDLPPLAPFLPDDVEEFADATR